From the Anaeromyxobacter dehalogenans 2CP-1 genome, the window GCTCGAAGCGGACGAGCTGCTGGTCGTGCGCGACCTCGACGCCGTCGAGGAGCGCGCGCTGCGCGTAGGGGCGGACGTGGACCGTGAACGGGACGGCGGCGGCCGCCGGGTGCGGCGCAGCGACGGCCGGGGTGGGGGCGCCGGTCGCGGGGGAGCCCTGGGGGCCGGCGGGCGCGCGTGCCGGGGCGGCGGGGGCCTCGCGGGCGGGCGCCGGGGCGGGCGCGGGATCCGGCGAGGCGCGGACCACGGCCGGGGGCGGGCGCGGGGGTGGGGGCGCGAGGGCGGCCCGCAGCCGCGGTCCGACGGTGAGCGCGAGGGCGCCCGCCGCGGCCAGCACCGCCAGCACCCCGCCGGCCACCGCGGCGGCCCGGCGGAGGCGGCGGCGCCGCGCCAGGCGCGCCAGCTTGGCCGGGACCTCGGCGTTGCCCGGGTCGATGGCGAGCACGCGGTCGTAGTAGGCCAGCGCGCGCGCGGCCGCGCCCTCCGCGGCGGCGGCGTCGCCGAGCGCGACGAGCGCGGCGGCGGCGCGGGCCGGGAAGGCGGCCTTCGCCGCGGCGGGGTCGCGCAGGAACGCGAGGAGCGCCTCGTCGGGCCGGTCGATCCCGACCTCGGCGAGGAGCCGGTCCAGCGCGTCGCGCACCTCGACCATGGTGGCCGGGCGCTTCGCCGGGTCGACCTGCAGGCAGCGCCGGATCAGCGCGGCGAGCGCGCCGGGCACGCGCGGGTCGGCCTGGCGCGGGTCCTCGAAGTCGCCCTCCAGGACGCGGCGCAGGATGGCGGTCGGGTTCGAGGCGGCGAACGGCAGCTTGCCGGTGGCGAGCCAGTACAGGATGGTGCCGAGCGAGAAGACGTCGCTGCGCGCGTCGGCGTCGTGCCCCTCCACGATCTCCGGCGCCATGTGGTGCGGCGAGCCCACCAGCGCGCCGGTCATGGTCATGCGCTCGTCGGACGCGAGGATCCGGGCGATGCCGAAGTCGGCGAGCTTCACCGAGGGCGGCTCGTCCTCGTGGACCAGCACGTTCTCGGGCTTGAGGTCGCGGTGGATGACCCCGGCCGCGTGCGCGTGCGCGAGCGCGTCGGCGAGCGTGCGCCCCACCAGCATGCCGAGCTCGGGGAAGCCGAAGCCGACGCCGGCCGCCCAGGCGCGCAGCGTGCGGCCGCGCACGAACTCGGTGACGAGGTAGCTCTCGACCGCCGCGTCGCCGGCGTAGTCGTAGATCTCGACGATGGCGGGGTGCGACAGGCGCGCGACCGCGCGCGCCTCGCGCGAGAAGCGGGCGCGCGAGTCCGGCGCCGACGCCAGGTGCGGGTGGAGCAGCTTCACCGCCACCTCGCGGTCGAGCGCGGTGTCGCGGCCGCGGTACACCACGGCCATCCCGCCGCTCCCCACCTGCTCGAGGAGCTCGTACCGGCCCAGCATCCGGATCACCGCGGCGCCCCCCCGACGGTGGGGGAGCGCCGGTCCGGGCGGAGCGGGAGCGCGTTGCCTGCGACCACGTGCATCTGAGAGGGTTCCTGGGCGCCCGCCGCGAGCGCCGGATCACGACATCCGTGGCGGGGTGAGGGGCGCCACTATGACACGGCCGCCCGGGCCCGGCCACAAGTCGTCCACCGCGGTCAGGGGCGGGTGGGACGTGCCCCCCTACCAGGCGGGCAGGGCACCCGCCCCTGAGCCGGGGAGCAGGTGATCCGACACCAGCGCGCGCACGGTCTCCGGCATGGCCGCGGTCGAGATCGGGTGGCGCGGGCGCCAGCCGAGGGCCTCGATGCGCGAGGTGTCGTAGTAGTGGTCCGCGCTCATCCAGTGGAGCGCCTCGCGCTCGATGCGCGGGACGAGCGCCGGCCCCACGCCGGTGCGGGACGAGAGCCGCCCCCATCCGCGCGCCAGCCGCCCGTTGACGCGGGCGAGCAGCGCGCGATCCGGCACGTGGCGCACCAGCCAGAGCAGCGCCGAGGTGAGCCGCGGGGCGGTCGGCAGGATGCGGCCCGGCTCGTAGCCGAGGGCGGTGAGCGCGGCGGCGAGGTGCTCGGCGAGCGGCAGCGGCGCCTCGTCGGCCACGTTGAAGGCGCGGCCCCGCACCGCCTCCGCGTCCGGGTGGTCGAGCACGTGGACCACCGCTCGCGCGAGGTCGTCGAGGTGGAGCAGGTGCGCCACCGGCCCGCGGCGGATGATGGGCACGCGCCGCCGCCGCTGGTTGAAGAGCGCCACCAGCGCGAGCACGCGCAGCGGGCCGCCGCGCAGCGACGGACCGTAGAGCACCGTGGGGCGGAGCACCGTGAGCGGTGCCCCCTTGCGGAAGGCGGCCCAGCTCGCCTGCTCCGCCGCCCAGCGGACCCGCTCGTGCGCGGTGCGCGGCGCCTTCAGCTCGCCCTCGCGGCAGGGCAGGTTGCGGGGGCGTCCGTACACGCCGGCGGTGGAGACGTGGACCAGCCGCCCGGCGCCGGCACGGCGCGCCAGCTCGGCGGCGGCGCGCGCGGCGCCGGCCTCCACCGCGATGCGGGCGGGCTCGGGCAGGTCGCGGGGGGTCCGCACGCCGAGGTGCACCACCGCGCGGGCCGGCGCCTCGCCCGCGGCGCCGAAGCCCTCGGCGGAGAGCGCCACGGGGCGCGGGCTCCAGCCGGCGCGCGCGAGCTCGGCCGCGACCGCGTCGGCCACGGCGCCGCCGGAGCCCGTGATGAGCGCCACCCCCGCCATGCCGCGAGTGTAGCAGGCGCCCGGGGCGGACCGCGCCGCCCCGAGCGCCGTGGCCCCGTCGAAGCATGCCCGGGGGCCTGCCGGCGGGGACCTGGACCTAGACCCGGATCTCGTCCGGCTTCTTGGCGGGAGGCGTCGGCGTCGCCCCGGGCTTCTTCTCGCCCTCGGGCTCGGGCGCCGCCGGCGGCTTGCGGCCGACCGGGTTCTCCTCCAGCGCCGCCGCCAGCACCTCGTCCATGTGCGCCGCGAAGACGAACTCGACCTCCTTGCGCGCCTGCTCGGGCACGTCCAGCAGGTCCTTCTCGTTGCGGGCCGGGATGATGATCCGCTTGATGCCGGCCCGGTGCGCGGCGAGCACCTTCTCCTTGATGCCGCCCACCGGGAGCACCAGGCCGCGCAGCGTGACCTCGCCGGTCATGGCGACGTCGGAGCGCACCCGGATGCCGGTGAGCAACGACACGAGCGCGGTGAGGATGGTCACGCCGGCGCTGGGACCGTCCTTCGGGATCGCGCCCGCCGGGAAGTGGATGTGCAGGTCGGTCTTCTCGAGGAAGTTGACCGGGATGCCGAGCGAGTCGGACTTCGAGCGCAGGTACGAGAGCGCGGCCTGCGCCGACTCCTTCATCACGTCGCCGAGCTGGCCGGTGAGGGTCAGCGCCCCCTTGCCCGGCATCTTGGTGGCCTCGATGAACAGGATGTCGCCGCCCGCGGCGGTCCAGGCGAGGCCGGTCGCGACGCCCGCGATCTCGGTCCGCTCGGCGGTCTCGTTGTAGAACTTCTCCGGCCCGAGGATCTCGAGGACGTCGGCCTCCTCGATGGCGCGCTTGGCGGCGGCGCCGATCTTGCCGCTCGCCACCTCCACCGCGATGGCGCGGCACACGTCGGCGATGCGCCGCTCGAGGTTCCGGACGCCGGCCTCGCGCGTGTACGCCATGATGATCTTGATGAGCGCCTTCTCGGTGATGGCGATGGCGTCGGCGCTGAGCCCGTGCTCCCTGAGCTGCTTCGGGATCAGGTGGTTCTGCGCGATGTGCACCTTCTCCTCGAACGTGTACCCCGGCAGCTCCAGGATCTCCATGCGGTCCTTGAGCGGGCCGGGGATGGGATCGAGCAGGTTCGCGGTGCCGATGAACATCACCTTCGACAGATCGTAGGACAGGTCGAGGTAGTGGTCGGAGAACGCGTGGTTCTGCTCGGGGTCGAGCACCTCGAGCAGGGCCGCCGAGGGATCGCCCCGGAAGTCCGCCCCGAGCTTGTCGATCTCGTCGAGCATCATCACCGGGTTCACCGTCCCGGCCTTCTTCATCGACTGGATGATGCGGCCGGGGAGGGCGCCCACGTAGGTGCGCCGGTGCCCGCGGATCTCGGCCTCGTCGCGGACGCCGCCCAGCGAGAGCCGCACGAACTTGCGGCCGGTGGCGCGCGCGATCGACTGGCCGAGGGAGGTCTTGCCGACGCCCGGCGGGCCCACGAAGCACAGGATCGGCCCGCGCATGTCGTTCTTCAGCTTGCGGACCGCCAGGTACTCGAGGATGCGCTTCTTGATCTTCTCCAGCGCGTAGTGGTCGGAGTCGAGGATCTGCCGCGCGTTCTCGATGTCGAGGTTGTCGTCGGTGCGCTTGGCCCAGGGCAGGTCGGCGATCCAGTCGAGGTAGGTGCGGGCGACCGTGTACTCGGAGCTGGCGGTCGGGATCGACTTCAGCCGGTTCAGCTCCTTCTGCGCGACCTTCTCGACCTCGGGCGGGAGCCCGGCCTTCTTCAGGCGCTCCTGCAGCTCGTCGAGCTCCTCCTCCTCCTCGCCCAGCTCGCCCAGCTCCTCCTTGATGGCCTTGAGCTGCTGGCGCAGGTAGTACTCGCGCTGCGTCTTCGACATCTCGCCCTTCACGGCGGAGTCGATCTTGTTCGAGAGCTTGAGGATCTCGCGCTTGCGGTTGAGCAGCTCGAGCACGAGCTTCATGCGCGCCTTGAGCTCGACGGTCTCGAGGACCTGCTGCTTCTCCTCGATGGGCACGTCCACGTTCGCCGCGATGAGATCGGCGAGGTGGCCCGGGTGCGTGATGGACTCGACCAGCTCGGTCGCGGCCGCCGGGAGCTCGGGCATGAGCTCGATGACCTCGCGCGCCAGCTTCTTCAGGTTGATGGCGAGCGCCTCGACCTCGACGTCGTCCACCACCGAGCGATCCTCGACCGGCTCGATGCGCGCCTTGAGGTAGGGGCTCTCCTGCACGAGCTCGAGCACCTTGAACCGGGCGAGCCCCTGCACGACGAGCGAGTAGTTGTCCTCGCCCATCTTCAGGAGCTTCACCACCCGCGCCACCGTCCCGACCGTGTACAGGTCGGCCGCGCCCGGGTCCTCCTCCTCGGCCCGGCGCTGCGTGACCACGCCGATCACCTGCTCGTCGCGGACCGCGTCCTTGATGAGCGCGATGGTCTTCTGGCGGCCCACCGCCAGGGGCAGCACGCCCCCGGGGAAGAACACCGAGTTCCGCAGCGGGAGGATCGGCAGCACCGCCGGGATGTCCTCCTTGTTGATGAGGACCGGAGGTCCCATGGCCGGGGCGACCTGCGCCCCTGCCCCCGCGCCCTTCTTTTCCTTGTCGGACATCGCCGTCTCCTTCCGCTGCTCGCGCACCGATCAGGGATACCCGTCGCCTGCGCCGTTATCAACAAGAAGCAAGTGGTCTTCCGAGCGCTTGCGCCCGTTTCCCGCGCGCGCGATCCGCCGCGCGCGGCGACCCGTCCAGCCGCAGGGGCCGCGCGCCCCTCAGCGCTCGTTCAGGGCCGTCCGTCCGGGGCGAGAGAGGGCCTTCCCGTCGGGCTCGCCGCCGGGGCCCCCGGGATCCCGTCGGACCGGGCCCTCGCCGGGCGCCCACAGGCCGGTGCGGCGCTCGTCGTCGCCCGAGCCCGACACGGACCGGCTCCGGGCGGGCAGCTGCTCGGGTGCCACCCCGGGCCCATCGGCGGGCGACCACGCGCGCTTGGCAGTCATGCCCTCTGGATAAGACCGACTTCCCGAAGGGCAAGCGCGTGGGCATTTTCGCACCCGTGCAGCCGGGTCAGACCGCGCTCGCGATCGGCGCGGGAACGCTCGCCGCCCTGGCGGTGGCGCTGCTCGTCCTGCTGCTCCGGGCGCGCCGGCCGGGGGTGCCCGCCGAGGCGCGGGCGCTCCTCGCCCAGGTCCCGGGGGCGCTCGGCGACGCGGCGCTGCTGCTCGACCCGGAGGGCTTCGTGGTGGCCGGGAACGCGGAGGCGGCGGCGCTGGCCGGGCTCGCCCCGGACCGGCTGCGCGGCGCCCGGGCCTCCGTGATCCTGGGGGAGGACCTGGCGGTGCTTCAGCGGGGCGCAGCGCGCGGCCCGAGC encodes:
- the lon gene encoding endopeptidase La; protein product: MSDKEKKGAGAGAQVAPAMGPPVLINKEDIPAVLPILPLRNSVFFPGGVLPLAVGRQKTIALIKDAVRDEQVIGVVTQRRAEEEDPGAADLYTVGTVARVVKLLKMGEDNYSLVVQGLARFKVLELVQESPYLKARIEPVEDRSVVDDVEVEALAINLKKLAREVIELMPELPAAATELVESITHPGHLADLIAANVDVPIEEKQQVLETVELKARMKLVLELLNRKREILKLSNKIDSAVKGEMSKTQREYYLRQQLKAIKEELGELGEEEEELDELQERLKKAGLPPEVEKVAQKELNRLKSIPTASSEYTVARTYLDWIADLPWAKRTDDNLDIENARQILDSDHYALEKIKKRILEYLAVRKLKNDMRGPILCFVGPPGVGKTSLGQSIARATGRKFVRLSLGGVRDEAEIRGHRRTYVGALPGRIIQSMKKAGTVNPVMMLDEIDKLGADFRGDPSAALLEVLDPEQNHAFSDHYLDLSYDLSKVMFIGTANLLDPIPGPLKDRMEILELPGYTFEEKVHIAQNHLIPKQLREHGLSADAIAITEKALIKIIMAYTREAGVRNLERRIADVCRAIAVEVASGKIGAAAKRAIEEADVLEILGPEKFYNETAERTEIAGVATGLAWTAAGGDILFIEATKMPGKGALTLTGQLGDVMKESAQAALSYLRSKSDSLGIPVNFLEKTDLHIHFPAGAIPKDGPSAGVTILTALVSLLTGIRVRSDVAMTGEVTLRGLVLPVGGIKEKVLAAHRAGIKRIIIPARNEKDLLDVPEQARKEVEFVFAAHMDEVLAAALEENPVGRKPPAAPEPEGEKKPGATPTPPAKKPDEIRV
- a CDS encoding NAD-dependent epimerase/dehydratase family protein — its product is MAGVALITGSGGAVADAVAAELARAGWSPRPVALSAEGFGAAGEAPARAVVHLGVRTPRDLPEPARIAVEAGAARAAAELARRAGAGRLVHVSTAGVYGRPRNLPCREGELKAPRTAHERVRWAAEQASWAAFRKGAPLTVLRPTVLYGPSLRGGPLRVLALVALFNQRRRRVPIIRRGPVAHLLHLDDLARAVVHVLDHPDAEAVRGRAFNVADEAPLPLAEHLAAALTALGYEPGRILPTAPRLTSALLWLVRHVPDRALLARVNGRLARGWGRLSSRTGVGPALVPRIEREALHWMSADHYYDTSRIEALGWRPRHPISTAAMPETVRALVSDHLLPGSGAGALPAW
- a CDS encoding serine/threonine-protein kinase — translated: MLGRYELLEQVGSGGMAVVYRGRDTALDREVAVKLLHPHLASAPDSRARFSREARAVARLSHPAIVEIYDYAGDAAVESYLVTEFVRGRTLRAWAAGVGFGFPELGMLVGRTLADALAHAHAAGVIHRDLKPENVLVHEDEPPSVKLADFGIARILASDERMTMTGALVGSPHHMAPEIVEGHDADARSDVFSLGTILYWLATGKLPFAASNPTAILRRVLEGDFEDPRQADPRVPGALAALIRRCLQVDPAKRPATMVEVRDALDRLLAEVGIDRPDEALLAFLRDPAAAKAAFPARAAAALVALGDAAAAEGAAARALAYYDRVLAIDPGNAEVPAKLARLARRRRLRRAAAVAGGVLAVLAAAGALALTVGPRLRAALAPPPPRPPPAVVRASPDPAPAPAPAREAPAAPARAPAGPQGSPATGAPTPAVAAPHPAAAAVPFTVHVRPYAQRALLDGVEVAHDQQLVRFELPPGPHVIQVEHACCSPFVRRISAEEAARQGELRVPLEPRPARLRVEGDPATRVYLDGRLVGTAGESQRAPFLVAVPAGGESPYEAPARILLDLAGAPARTLDVKLRAGGEVTVAATQAQESP